The following proteins are co-located in the Thermococcus alcaliphilus genome:
- a CDS encoding alpha-amylase family glycosyl hydrolase produces the protein MGASELRKLVIYEVFPRNHTEEGTLKALAEDLERIKSLGVDFVWLMPIYPIGEEGRKGSLGSPYAIRDYRSINPELGTFEDFKKLVEKAHRLGLKVMIDIVYNHTSRDSKLLEEHPEWFYTVDGKPSRKVPDWSDVYDLDYSNRELWEYQIETLKFWAKYVDGFRCDVAPLVPLKFWEKAKKEVAKINPNLIWLAETVHPSFVKWLRERGFRVHSDVEMHRVFDITYDYDGREMLERYLRGEKSLSSYIDYLYVQDTLYPADYVKLRFLENHDLPRAAGIFKDELRLRNWTAFMFMLKGAMLIYAGQEYAIENQPSLFEKDPIPWEKGNEEFSSFVKKLIEIKKSIDCNDQRVYLAKEGIAVVECKNAVGIFNLEGKIGEIEIEVKGIDLLTGKKVESKDGKIEVPFEPVIIHL, from the coding sequence ATGGGGGCTAGCGAGTTGAGAAAGCTCGTTATATACGAAGTCTTCCCAAGAAACCACACTGAAGAGGGGACTCTAAAGGCCTTGGCTGAAGATTTGGAGAGGATAAAATCCCTCGGCGTGGACTTTGTTTGGCTGATGCCCATATACCCAATAGGAGAGGAAGGCAGAAAGGGTTCTCTTGGTTCTCCTTATGCTATAAGGGATTATAGATCAATAAATCCCGAACTGGGAACGTTTGAAGACTTTAAAAAACTCGTGGAAAAAGCTCATAGGCTTGGGCTTAAGGTTATGATAGACATTGTATACAATCATACCTCGCGAGATTCAAAGCTTTTGGAAGAGCATCCCGAATGGTTCTACACAGTTGATGGCAAGCCTTCAAGAAAGGTTCCGGACTGGAGCGATGTTTACGACCTTGACTACTCCAACAGAGAGCTCTGGGAATATCAAATAGAGACCTTGAAGTTCTGGGCTAAATACGTGGATGGGTTTAGATGCGATGTTGCTCCTCTTGTGCCCTTGAAATTCTGGGAGAAAGCCAAAAAAGAAGTTGCCAAGATTAATCCCAACCTCATCTGGCTGGCTGAGACGGTACATCCTTCTTTTGTCAAGTGGCTGCGGGAGAGGGGATTTAGAGTCCACTCGGATGTTGAGATGCACCGGGTATTTGATATTACTTACGACTACGATGGAAGAGAGATGCTGGAAAGGTATCTGCGGGGAGAGAAAAGTCTATCAAGCTATATTGACTACCTCTACGTTCAGGATACTTTGTATCCAGCGGATTACGTTAAGCTTAGATTTCTGGAAAATCATGATTTACCAAGGGCGGCTGGGATATTTAAGGATGAACTTCGCCTGAGGAACTGGACGGCCTTCATGTTCATGCTAAAGGGGGCTATGCTAATATATGCAGGGCAGGAATATGCTATTGAAAACCAGCCAAGCCTCTTTGAAAAGGACCCTATTCCCTGGGAAAAGGGAAATGAGGAGTTTTCATCTTTTGTCAAGAAATTAATCGAGATTAAAAAGTCAATCGATTGCAACGATCAAAGAGTGTACTTGGCGAAGGAAGGAATTGCGGTTGTGGAGTGCAAAAATGCAGTTGGAATTTTCAACCTAGAGGGCAAAATTGGAGAGATAGAGATTGAAGTTAAGGGAATAGACCTTCTGACAGGTAAAAAGGTTGAAAGCAAAGATGGGAAGATAGAGGTCCCCTTTGAGCCGGTAATAATCCATCTTTGA
- a CDS encoding DUF835 domain-containing protein: MSVITATLSLTALLLLIGLTIVGIKYRRRFIARYPTLRRFYDFMIVGFAMAALSKFVFMFLDLYDAGILFLNPSEKMLLNTAGNGLTTFALLFLLLGWVTLLKSLVSRYKLSPVIEIEGKEEKFAPGVYLCKTGDCNSLLLDLLKGRAGLIVSRTPRHVLKEKLKLEQTPMLWLTKIDGEGNIHPLRLEFLLQTLVDFMKSGDTPKIILLDGIEYLMVENGFEPVFKFLAALNDYALLNNTIILVPLDESAVEKRHANLLRREFREIKAD, from the coding sequence ATGAGCGTCATAACTGCAACCCTCTCACTAACCGCCTTGCTATTGCTGATAGGCTTAACAATAGTCGGAATAAAGTATAGAAGGAGGTTCATAGCTAGGTACCCCACGCTTAGAAGATTCTATGACTTCATGATAGTGGGGTTTGCCATGGCAGCCCTATCAAAGTTTGTCTTCATGTTCCTTGATTTATATGACGCTGGAATTCTCTTTCTGAACCCTTCAGAGAAAATGCTCTTAAACACAGCTGGAAATGGTTTAACAACGTTTGCACTTCTCTTCCTTCTTCTCGGATGGGTGACCCTATTAAAGAGCCTCGTATCAAGATACAAGCTCTCTCCAGTGATAGAAATAGAGGGGAAAGAGGAAAAATTTGCCCCTGGGGTGTATCTATGCAAAACAGGAGATTGCAACTCATTACTGCTGGATCTGTTGAAAGGAAGAGCAGGACTTATTGTCTCCAGAACACCAAGGCATGTGCTTAAAGAAAAGCTAAAGCTTGAGCAAACCCCAATGTTATGGCTCACAAAAATAGATGGGGAAGGAAATATACACCCACTAAGGCTTGAGTTCCTTCTGCAGACATTAGTAGACTTCATGAAGTCGGGAGATACTCCAAAGATAATTTTACTAGATGGAATCGAATATCTCATGGTAGAAAATGGGTTTGAGCCGGTCTTTAAGTTCCTAGCAGCATTGAACGATTACGCCCTACTCAACAACACGATAATCTTGGTTCCCTTGGATGAGAGCGCTGTTGAAAAAAGACACGCAAACCTCTTAAGGAGGGAGTTTAGGGAGATAAAAGCAGACTAG
- a CDS encoding glycine C-acetyltransferase — MAKLDWITEELNELKEKGLYVRIRVLQSAQGPWVIVDGKKVLNMCSNNYLGLAAHPKIKEAAIRAILDYGVGAGAVRTIAGTMELHVELEEKLAKFKKREAAILFQSGYNANLGAISALIKKGEDGVFVSEELNHASIIDGMRLSGAPKVIYKHLDMEDLKKKLEEVKDKKKKLIVTDGVFSMDGDLAPLPEIVELAEQYDAMVYVDDAHGEGVLGEHGRGIVDHYKLHDRVDFEMGTLSKAFGVIGGYVAGPEEAIEYLKQRGRPFLFSSALNPPDVAAAIAAVEILQHSDELVKKLWDNTHFLQKGLRDIGYDLGNTKHPITPVMLYDEKLAQEFSRRLYDEYNIFAQAIVYPTVPLGTARIRLEPSAAHSKEDLQYVIDAFEDLGKKTGFLK; from the coding sequence ATGGCAAAGCTTGACTGGATTACCGAAGAGCTTAATGAACTTAAAGAAAAAGGACTTTATGTAAGAATTAGAGTTCTCCAGAGCGCCCAAGGCCCTTGGGTGATTGTGGACGGAAAGAAAGTTCTGAATATGTGTTCCAACAACTATCTCGGTTTGGCAGCACATCCAAAAATTAAGGAAGCGGCTATAAGAGCTATTCTTGACTATGGCGTTGGAGCTGGAGCTGTTAGAACGATAGCCGGAACAATGGAGCTCCACGTGGAGCTTGAGGAAAAACTTGCAAAGTTCAAGAAGAGAGAAGCTGCTATTCTCTTCCAGAGCGGCTACAATGCAAACCTCGGGGCAATAAGTGCCCTCATAAAGAAAGGTGAGGATGGAGTTTTTGTTAGCGAAGAACTAAACCACGCGAGCATTATCGATGGTATGAGGTTAAGCGGTGCGCCAAAAGTTATCTACAAACACCTTGACATGGAAGACCTCAAGAAGAAGCTTGAAGAAGTGAAAGACAAGAAAAAGAAGCTTATTGTCACTGATGGTGTATTCAGCATGGACGGTGACCTCGCCCCACTCCCCGAGATCGTGGAATTAGCGGAACAGTACGATGCTATGGTATACGTTGACGACGCCCACGGTGAGGGTGTTTTAGGTGAACATGGAAGGGGTATTGTTGACCATTACAAGCTCCACGACAGAGTGGACTTTGAAATGGGAACCCTAAGCAAGGCATTTGGTGTCATTGGTGGCTATGTTGCAGGGCCAGAGGAGGCAATAGAATATTTAAAGCAGAGAGGAAGACCATTCCTGTTCTCATCCGCCTTGAATCCGCCTGATGTTGCTGCCGCTATTGCCGCGGTTGAGATTCTCCAACATAGCGATGAGCTCGTTAAAAAGCTTTGGGACAACACCCATTTCCTCCAAAAGGGACTTAGAGACATTGGCTATGACTTAGGAAACACCAAGCACCCAATTACACCGGTAATGCTATATGACGAAAAGCTAGCCCAAGAGTTCTCAAGAAGACTCTACGATGAATACAACATCTTTGCCCAGGCAATAGTTTATCCGACAGTCCCATTAGGCACAGCAAGAATAAGGCTTGAGCCTTCAGCAGCCCACAGCAAGGAAGACCTGCAGTACGTCATAGATGCCTTCGAAGATCTCGGAAAGAAGACCGGATTCTTGAAGTGA
- the herA gene encoding DNA double-strand break repair helicase HerA: protein MRIAEDAVGIVKGEASVIGYDFSAHPDVNLQFGEFVVAQNRNGEWVIGTIRRLQNINWLLISGKSTYQSLQLDLEQYGESIEDNEEVIASVRVLGKLSFNGEKVEVLPNRVPIPNGRTVYRLSDEVLKAIYNPGEGYIEVGTLLLRESVPIYLNADELVSRHFAVLAVTGAGKSNTVAVMISQIVEKLRGTVVVLDPHGDYVKLKLPNTGKKYVKIIEAKIRPEEMDSEELADLIEVAKNATIQREFLAKAWETIKYENPNLGGRELIEKLMETINDWIRNKEARYWDEGKKDYFTEELKSDRVETLRGVVLRLRRFLRNYGSLLTSEDLISQIEPGKANVIDLGPLDEGQMKVVVGKLLQGIFEARVDYEKARKTLERIEEDLRESRAAKTSKLEEEIKELKELMKSIEKKSKALAEPILMVVEEAHIFAPQGEHNDAVRVLSRIAREGRKFGVGLGIVSQRPNKLNEDVLSQTNTKIILKIVNPKDQDYVLKASEQLSNDLLADIASLGKGEAVIVGQAIALPALVKIYNFKERGGDYGGEDIGIVSRWRKRAEEEKREEEIQQAYEDEGIEYDL, encoded by the coding sequence ATGAGGATAGCGGAAGATGCCGTCGGGATAGTCAAAGGTGAGGCAAGTGTCATAGGGTATGATTTTTCCGCTCACCCCGATGTGAATTTACAGTTTGGGGAGTTTGTCGTTGCCCAGAACAGAAACGGGGAATGGGTTATTGGTACAATCAGAAGACTTCAAAACATAAATTGGCTTCTCATAAGTGGGAAAAGCACGTATCAGTCCCTTCAGCTTGATTTGGAGCAATACGGAGAGAGCATTGAGGACAACGAGGAAGTAATCGCGAGTGTAAGGGTTCTAGGCAAGCTCAGCTTTAACGGCGAGAAGGTTGAAGTTCTACCAAATAGAGTCCCAATTCCTAATGGAAGGACTGTTTACAGGTTAAGCGACGAGGTTCTCAAGGCAATATACAACCCCGGGGAAGGGTACATAGAGGTTGGGACACTTCTTCTAAGAGAGAGCGTGCCAATTTATTTAAATGCTGACGAACTTGTATCGAGGCATTTTGCCGTTTTGGCAGTTACAGGGGCGGGTAAGTCAAACACCGTTGCAGTGATGATAAGCCAGATCGTCGAAAAGCTCAGGGGAACGGTGGTTGTCCTAGACCCACACGGGGATTACGTAAAGCTAAAGCTCCCCAACACAGGGAAAAAGTATGTCAAGATAATAGAGGCCAAAATAAGACCTGAAGAAATGGATAGCGAGGAGCTGGCAGACCTAATAGAGGTCGCAAAAAATGCCACCATACAGAGAGAGTTCCTAGCTAAAGCTTGGGAAACAATCAAATACGAAAACCCAAATTTGGGCGGAAGAGAGCTCATTGAAAAGCTCATGGAGACAATAAACGACTGGATCAGAAATAAAGAAGCGAGGTACTGGGATGAAGGGAAGAAGGACTATTTCACGGAGGAACTCAAATCGGATAGAGTGGAGACACTAAGGGGAGTTGTTTTAAGACTTAGGAGATTTTTGAGGAATTATGGGAGCTTATTAACTAGTGAGGACTTAATATCCCAAATTGAGCCGGGAAAGGCGAATGTTATCGACCTCGGGCCCTTAGATGAGGGTCAAATGAAAGTCGTTGTCGGAAAACTGCTCCAGGGAATATTTGAAGCAAGGGTAGACTATGAAAAAGCCAGAAAGACTCTTGAACGCATAGAAGAAGATCTAAGAGAAAGCAGAGCGGCGAAAACATCAAAACTTGAAGAAGAAATCAAAGAGCTCAAGGAACTTATGAAGAGCATCGAAAAGAAAAGTAAAGCACTTGCCGAGCCAATACTCATGGTAGTGGAGGAGGCACACATCTTTGCCCCGCAAGGAGAACACAATGATGCCGTGAGGGTTTTGAGCAGAATTGCTAGGGAAGGAAGAAAGTTTGGAGTTGGGCTTGGAATAGTATCCCAAAGACCAAACAAACTTAATGAAGACGTCTTAAGCCAGACAAACACCAAGATAATATTAAAGATCGTAAATCCGAAAGACCAGGACTACGTTCTAAAGGCAAGTGAACAGTTGAGTAATGATTTACTAGCCGATATAGCATCTCTTGGAAAAGGGGAGGCGGTTATAGTTGGCCAAGCAATAGCCCTTCCAGCGCTGGTTAAGATTTACAACTTCAAAGAAAGGGGCGGCGATTATGGAGGAGAAGACATAGGGATTGTATCAAGGTGGCGTAAAAGAGCAGAAGAAGAGAAGAGAGAGGAAGAAATTCAGCAGGCTTATGAAGATGAGGGGATAGAATATGACCTTTAA
- the mre11 gene encoding DNA double-strand break repair protein Mre11, which yields MTFKFAHIADVHLGFEQYRLPYRAEEFRITFETAIKKAVEEKVDFILIAGDLFHRSNPSPQTIKEAIDILSIPKEEGIPVFAIEGNHDRTQKRISAYNLLESLGLMHVLGFSEEKKENTYQTTEKVNGKLIVKGVFEKGNKSLEIYGMKFMSAAWFERNKLSEYFKPSGDAVLMLHQGIKEMMDSLKLETQRDYFEITLEDLPEGFLYYAMGHIHKRWQTNKGLGVVAYPGSLERWDFGDYEMRYRWNGNAFIPQTGEDKGFLIVEDFKPRFVKLDVRPFYDVKIKADESVVKTELKKLSTKIPKEAFLRVDIEWERPFDVSFLHEIFKVEYLHIRTKFKRPSIIKGDTTNLKEFFTPLELKIIELVGEKDFEDFEEVIELLLKGSTPEKEATPKKEERKEEVKEGIKEEKPNLEAEKKIKKIKEPPKKKSDLLSWLKG from the coding sequence ATGACCTTTAAGTTTGCCCATATTGCAGATGTGCATCTTGGGTTTGAGCAGTACAGACTGCCCTACAGAGCCGAGGAGTTTAGAATAACCTTTGAGACTGCAATAAAAAAAGCAGTCGAGGAAAAAGTGGATTTTATACTTATTGCGGGAGACCTCTTCCACCGCAGCAACCCAAGCCCCCAAACAATAAAAGAAGCCATAGACATCCTTTCAATCCCAAAAGAAGAAGGAATTCCGGTTTTTGCAATTGAGGGAAACCACGACAGAACCCAAAAGAGAATTTCCGCCTACAATCTTCTAGAATCCCTGGGGTTGATGCACGTCCTCGGCTTCAGCGAGGAGAAAAAAGAAAACACGTATCAAACCACAGAAAAAGTCAATGGAAAGCTAATCGTCAAGGGAGTCTTCGAAAAAGGGAACAAAAGCCTTGAGATCTACGGCATGAAGTTCATGAGTGCTGCGTGGTTTGAGAGAAACAAGCTAAGTGAGTACTTTAAGCCAAGCGGAGACGCTGTGCTTATGCTCCATCAGGGGATAAAGGAGATGATGGACAGCCTAAAACTGGAAACGCAGAGAGATTATTTCGAGATAACCCTTGAAGACCTGCCAGAGGGCTTTCTTTACTACGCAATGGGGCACATACACAAAAGGTGGCAAACCAACAAAGGCCTGGGTGTGGTTGCTTATCCAGGTTCATTAGAGAGGTGGGACTTCGGGGACTACGAAATGAGATACAGGTGGAACGGGAACGCTTTTATTCCTCAAACTGGAGAGGATAAGGGCTTTCTGATAGTGGAAGACTTTAAACCAAGGTTTGTGAAGCTTGACGTTAGACCCTTCTACGATGTTAAGATTAAAGCTGACGAGAGTGTTGTAAAAACGGAGCTTAAAAAGCTGAGCACAAAAATCCCGAAAGAGGCTTTTTTAAGGGTGGACATTGAGTGGGAGAGACCTTTTGACGTGTCTTTTCTCCACGAAATCTTCAAAGTTGAATACCTCCACATAAGAACGAAGTTCAAAAGGCCTTCCATAATCAAGGGGGACACGACAAACCTAAAAGAGTTCTTCACCCCTCTGGAACTCAAGATAATCGAGCTCGTTGGCGAGAAAGATTTTGAAGATTTTGAAGAGGTTATAGAGCTCCTCCTAAAAGGCTCCACCCCAGAGAAAGAAGCTACACCTAAGAAGGAAGAGAGAAAAGAAGAAGTCAAAGAGGGGATAAAAGAAGAAAAACCCAATTTAGAAGCCGAGAAGAAAATCAAGAAGATAAAAGAGCCACCAAAGAAAAAATCGGATTTATTATCTTGGCTGAAAGGGTGA
- the rad50 gene encoding DNA double-strand break repair ATPase Rad50, whose product MMIEKIIVRDFRSHEFTKVTFAPGINLIIGQNGSGKSSLLDAILVGLYWPMKPKDLKKEDILRVNGKSTEITIFFEKDNVKYQLHRNITRGIAFVKYQEGQGWHHATEASQQSVRRWMEKMIPYDVFVNAIYIRQGEIDAILESDESREKVVRKVLGLDKYENAYNNLLEVRKTIDSKISAIEEYLTAMKNIDEMIEETRKSLSEAIKQINELTPKIPKLRAEAERIEKRLSELDELLEQLNKAKEEKSEIEKNLEGVKTRISSLIKSTNERKEKINELKKKFEKLEKIKPQAEIYMELEKFQREYSEIKSRIEKELKGYEGRLSQIEERLKELMKKEEEVKELEEKIEEIAERLETLKQQIEQYEEAMRIKKTVEDLRKRLSLSEEKIKALKDEIEEAKRRREEIRERLEKIGEEKGKLRSLSGEKDKAISELMKAKGKCPVCGAELTDEHREELIKSYKIEIKKYMERMKELEKDEKELRAELMRIEKTLKKESTVIANEEILKQIRENEEKLAQFNLRELEKEAKEYEKLSKEKNQLEGKLKSILEELKKKPVLEKTKRSIREKIENAKKELQKYDKKLKEFGFENEEDLRAELEKLRPLYEEYLGLLEVKDELEKEKKRLGKEEEELKDLEKQRKGLEEQLSLLKERITELEKKYNKEEHDKLKKEYIQAREALTKAETELENLEKRKEELSKNLENLQKERDNVKNRKKELEELKKAKKRVQELREKVRRFKNLLKEDALAKVGEYASEIFEELTEEKYSGISVKAKENKVVLGVIYDGKERELSFLSGGERIALGLAFRLALSLYLAGEIPLLIMDEPTPYLDEERRRRLVDIMERYLRKIPQVIIVSHDEELKDAADRVVRVRLENGVSRVEEVEVG is encoded by the coding sequence ATGATGATTGAAAAGATAATCGTGAGGGATTTCCGCTCACACGAGTTCACAAAGGTAACGTTTGCACCCGGGATAAATCTTATAATAGGGCAAAACGGCTCTGGAAAAAGCTCCCTTCTCGATGCGATACTTGTAGGCCTTTATTGGCCCATGAAGCCCAAGGATCTTAAGAAGGAGGATATCCTCAGGGTAAATGGGAAAAGCACCGAGATAACGATATTTTTTGAGAAAGACAATGTGAAATACCAGCTCCACAGGAACATAACAAGGGGCATAGCTTTTGTTAAGTATCAAGAAGGTCAGGGATGGCACCATGCAACTGAAGCAAGCCAGCAGTCCGTGAGAAGATGGATGGAAAAAATGATTCCCTACGATGTATTTGTGAACGCGATATACATAAGACAAGGAGAAATTGACGCAATCTTGGAGAGCGATGAAAGCAGAGAAAAGGTTGTTAGAAAGGTTTTAGGTTTGGATAAATATGAAAACGCCTATAACAACCTTCTTGAAGTTAGAAAAACCATAGACTCAAAAATCAGCGCAATTGAAGAATACCTCACAGCAATGAAGAACATAGATGAGATGATAGAAGAAACCCGAAAAAGCCTAAGTGAAGCTATAAAGCAAATAAACGAGCTCACACCAAAGATTCCAAAGCTGAGGGCGGAAGCTGAAAGAATAGAAAAGAGGCTTTCTGAACTTGACGAGCTGTTGGAACAGCTTAACAAAGCGAAAGAGGAAAAAAGCGAAATTGAAAAGAATCTCGAAGGAGTAAAGACAAGGATAAGCTCCCTAATCAAGTCAACAAATGAAAGGAAAGAGAAGATAAATGAACTGAAAAAGAAATTTGAAAAGCTTGAAAAAATCAAGCCTCAAGCTGAGATATATATGGAGCTCGAAAAGTTCCAAAGGGAATACAGTGAAATAAAATCAAGGATCGAAAAAGAGCTTAAAGGCTACGAAGGAAGGCTTTCCCAAATAGAAGAAAGACTCAAAGAGCTCATGAAGAAGGAAGAAGAGGTAAAAGAGCTCGAAGAAAAAATAGAAGAAATAGCAGAAAGGCTTGAAACTCTAAAGCAACAGATAGAGCAGTATGAAGAAGCCATGAGAATCAAGAAAACAGTAGAAGATTTAAGGAAAAGATTATCTCTCAGCGAAGAGAAAATTAAAGCCCTCAAAGACGAAATAGAAGAGGCAAAAAGGAGAAGAGAAGAAATCCGCGAGAGACTTGAAAAGATTGGAGAAGAAAAAGGAAAGCTCAGGAGCCTCTCCGGAGAGAAAGACAAGGCAATATCAGAGCTCATGAAGGCTAAAGGAAAGTGTCCCGTCTGCGGTGCCGAGCTTACAGATGAACACAGAGAAGAACTCATCAAAAGCTACAAAATAGAGATTAAAAAATACATGGAAAGGATGAAAGAGCTAGAAAAAGATGAGAAGGAACTTAGGGCAGAGCTCATGAGAATTGAAAAGACTTTGAAAAAGGAAAGCACTGTAATAGCAAACGAAGAGATATTGAAACAAATAAGGGAAAATGAGGAAAAGTTAGCTCAGTTTAACCTAAGAGAACTCGAGAAAGAGGCCAAAGAATACGAAAAGCTCTCGAAAGAAAAGAACCAGCTTGAGGGCAAACTTAAGAGCATCTTAGAAGAACTCAAAAAGAAGCCAGTGCTAGAAAAAACAAAGAGAAGCATAAGAGAGAAAATAGAAAACGCCAAAAAAGAGCTTCAGAAATACGATAAGAAACTCAAAGAGTTCGGCTTTGAAAACGAAGAAGACCTTAGGGCAGAGCTCGAAAAGTTGAGACCCCTCTATGAAGAATACCTAGGCCTTTTAGAAGTCAAAGATGAGCTTGAGAAAGAGAAAAAACGCCTTGGCAAAGAGGAAGAAGAGCTAAAAGATTTGGAAAAGCAAAGGAAAGGGCTCGAAGAGCAACTATCTCTGTTAAAGGAGAGAATTACAGAACTCGAGAAAAAGTACAACAAAGAAGAGCATGACAAGCTTAAAAAAGAATACATCCAGGCTAGAGAAGCCCTAACGAAGGCAGAAACCGAGCTTGAAAACCTTGAAAAAAGAAAAGAAGAGTTGAGCAAAAACCTAGAGAACCTACAGAAAGAAAGGGATAACGTCAAGAACAGGAAAAAAGAACTTGAAGAGCTGAAGAAAGCCAAGAAAAGAGTTCAAGAACTCAGAGAAAAGGTCAGAAGATTTAAGAACCTCCTCAAGGAGGATGCCCTTGCAAAAGTTGGTGAATATGCAAGTGAGATATTCGAAGAGCTCACTGAGGAGAAATATTCCGGAATAAGTGTGAAGGCAAAGGAAAACAAGGTTGTTCTTGGGGTTATATACGATGGAAAGGAGAGGGAGCTCTCATTCTTGAGCGGCGGTGAGAGAATAGCCCTCGGTCTGGCGTTTAGATTAGCCTTATCCCTCTACCTTGCGGGAGAGATTCCCCTCCTCATAATGGACGAGCCGACACCTTATCTCGACGAGGAGAGGAGAAGAAGACTCGTGGACATCATGGAGCGCTATCTGAGAAAAATCCCGCAGGTGATAATAGTTTCGCACGACGAGGAGCTCAAGGATGCCGCAGATAGAGTGGTTAGAGTCAGGCTTGAAAACGGCGTTTCGAGAGTAGAAGAAGTAGAGGTGGGATGA
- the rimI gene encoding ribosomal protein S18-alanine N-acetyltransferase, translating into MSLSSRDVPFPRKIPLSLVTIRPATLFDLSEVMRIERQSFREQYPRGLFLMFLEANPETFLVAEYNGKVVGYVMGYLRPDMEGHIMSIAVDPLYRGNGIGKALMEVVIDRLIKRGARYIGLEVRVSNERAIKLYERLGFKKMKIIKGYYSDGEDAYYMVLTPDAWGDRS; encoded by the coding sequence ATGAGTCTCTCTTCAAGAGATGTCCCTTTCCCAAGAAAGATTCCCCTGAGCCTTGTCACTATCAGGCCTGCTACCCTCTTTGACCTAAGTGAGGTTATGCGCATTGAGAGACAGTCCTTCAGGGAGCAATATCCGAGAGGGCTGTTTTTGATGTTCCTTGAGGCAAATCCCGAGACCTTTCTAGTTGCAGAATACAACGGGAAGGTAGTGGGCTATGTGATGGGATATCTAAGACCAGACATGGAAGGTCACATAATGAGTATAGCCGTTGATCCTCTTTATAGAGGGAATGGGATAGGCAAGGCTCTTATGGAGGTTGTTATAGACAGGTTAATAAAACGAGGAGCTAGGTACATAGGACTTGAGGTCAGAGTCAGCAACGAGAGGGCGATAAAGCTCTACGAAAGGCTAGGCTTTAAGAAGATGAAAATCATAAAAGGCTACTACTCCGATGGCGAGGATGCCTACTACATGGTTCTCACACCAGACGCATGGGGGGACAGGAGTTGA
- the endA gene encoding tRNA-intron lyase — MGGQELSEFKFYLSGDRVFSTMESAINKLYNKRHYGEVVNGKLFLSLIEAAYLLDKGWIKVFDGEKELSVQELFEIGRKKDEQFDLKFLVYRDLRNRGYTVKTALKYGSHFRVYRKGMEEHADWLIWVVSENQKMYPNDLTARVRVAHGVRKKMVLAVVDEDNDVVYYHIGRIKF; from the coding sequence ATGGGGGGACAGGAGTTGAGTGAGTTCAAATTTTACCTAAGCGGAGATAGGGTTTTCAGCACGATGGAGAGTGCTATAAACAAGCTCTACAACAAGCGGCACTATGGGGAAGTTGTAAATGGCAAGCTTTTCCTTTCTCTTATTGAAGCTGCTTATCTGTTGGACAAAGGATGGATTAAAGTTTTTGACGGTGAAAAAGAGCTCAGCGTTCAAGAGCTTTTCGAAATTGGAAGGAAAAAAGATGAGCAGTTTGATTTAAAGTTTTTGGTTTACAGGGATCTTAGGAATAGGGGGTACACTGTGAAGACAGCTCTCAAATACGGTTCTCACTTTAGGGTGTACCGAAAAGGAATGGAGGAGCATGCGGACTGGCTAATCTGGGTGGTAAGTGAGAACCAGAAGATGTACCCAAACGACTTAACCGCCAGGGTTAGGGTTGCCCATGGGGTTAGAAAAAAGATGGTTCTGGCGGTGGTCGATGAGGACAATGACGTGGTTTATTATCACATAGGCAGAATAAAATTCTAG